The Periplaneta americana isolate PAMFEO1 chromosome 2, P.americana_PAMFEO1_priV1, whole genome shotgun sequence genome has a window encoding:
- the LOC138693338 gene encoding THAP domain-containing protein 1-like — MPQCCVYGCYTSQDKETNFFRIPRAESDENRINVWLARINRVNWTPTESSRLCDKHFTEDQFENKCADGVRKLKSNAIPSVFEHTSARKTTKPPRLRSKVEPEVDPLTLENDYRNIEEGNLLSIEGNFLKVDISDVKVDSSDLNCAYVSDIKYDESKLDIHFLV; from the exons ATGCCACAATGTTGTGTATACGGGTGCTATACAAGCCAGGACAAGGAAACAAATTTTTTTCGAATACCTCGAGCAGAAAGTGATGAGAATAGAATAAATGTTTGGCTGGCAAGAATAAATCGTGTCAATTGGACTCCAACAGAAAGTTCTCGATTATGcgat AAACATTTCACAGAAGACCAGTTCGAGAACAAGTGTGCTGATGGTGTAAGAAAATTGAAATCGAATGCTATACCATCAGTATTTGAACACACTTCTGCAAGAAAGACAACGAAACCACCTCGCCTACGTAGTAAAGTTG AACCTGAAGTAGACCCATTGACTCTTGAAAATGATTACAGAAATATAGAAGAGGGAAATCTGCTATCAATA gaaggaaattttttgaaagtggaTATCAGTGACGTGAAGGTGGATTCTTCTGACCTGAATTGTGCTTATGTATcagacataaaatatgatgaaagcAAATTAGATATTCATTTCCTGGTCTGA